The genomic region ATGTCTGGAGTTTGTATATTTGTAGCCTGGTCTTCTTTTTTCGTTGAGGTTTGGCATAAATGATACGAGACTCCGAAAGCAAATAATGCCAGTATTAGAATACCCAAAGTAAGGGgtaaaattactattattattttcttcctcATATGATTATGAGATTTCCCACTTGATGTTGAGCAAGGCTCCAAGCCAGTGACATTGCCACACAAGCCTTTATTATTTCTCAATGCTTCAATTTTAGCATTGTGGAAGGCTAGAATGTTTGGAAGTGGACCCTCAAACTGGTTGTATGATATATCAATAGATGTCAAGCTCGTCATATCATCGAAGCTAGAGAGATTACCTGAAAGATTATTGTGAGAGAGATTCAGTGTTTCTAAGCTTTTTAATTCTCCAAACATTGAAGGTATTGCTCCTCTCAAAGAATTTCCACCAAGATCAAGACTCGTGAGAATTTTCAGTTTGCCAAGCTCTGAAGGAATATTTCCCTGAAAATTATTTTGGCTCAGACTCATGTTCAATAAATTGAGCAAATTTCCTAGTTGTTTTGGGATTAAGCCAGACAACTTATTTGATCCAAGCTTCAAAATTTGAAGTTTCTGCATTGATGCTATTTCTTTGGGAACATTTCCTGTAAGATTATTGTTGTCGAGTGAGAGATCAAACAAGGGCAAGTTACATAAATCATGTGGAATGTTTCCTGTAAGATGGTTTGAAGACAGCTGAAGTCGTTGTAATTTGGTTGCCCCAGCTAGCTCTGGTGGTATCACACCTGATAAATTATTGTTGGAGATCGTGAGGCTTGTGAGGCTACGAAACTTTCCCCAGTTAGGTGAAAGTTGAccataaaagttattgtcgctcAATTCGAGGTAGTCCAAATTTGGAAGTACACCAAAAGCATCTGTTATATCCCCAGTTAGCTGGTTTCGCTGAAGCCTGACTCTTATAAGGCTGGAGCAATTCTTCCAACTCACTGGAATTGGGCCTATGAAGTTGTTATTTTCAGCGGAAAAATATTTCAACGTTCCACCAATGCAAATGTTTTGAGGTAAATGGCCTATAAAATTATTGTCAGCTAGCTGCAAATTTTCCAGAGCAGTAAGCATGTTCATTTCTATTGGAATCTTGCCACCAAGTTCATTTCCAATAATTATTAATTCCCTGACATTTGATAAATTTCCAATAGTGGAAGGAATTGATCCAGTGAGTTTATTTTCAAGAAGGGCCATGTAGTCCAAATTGACCAAGTTGCCTATGGAAGCTGGGATTGGTCCAGTGAGTTCATTAAAGGATATATCTAAGTCACCAAGCTTTGACAAATTTCCAATGGTGAAAGGAATGGACCCAGAGAGTTTATTTTCATAAAGGAGCATGGAGTCCAAATTGACCAAGTTGCGTATGGAAGCTGGGATTGGTCCAGTGAGTTCATTCAAGTATATAGATAATTTACTAAGCTTTGACAAATTTCCAATGGTGAAAGGAATGGACCCAGAGAGTTTATTTTCATGAAGGAGCATGGAGTCCAAATTGACCAAGTTGCCTATGGAAGCTGGGATTGCTCCAGAGAGGCTGTTGCCCGACAGTTGGATAGTGGAAAGTGAATGGAGATTTCCCACTCCATCAGGAATAGAACCATATAAACTGTTATGATAAAAGTAAAGATAATATAAATTGCTCAAGTTTCCAATTGTAGAGGGGATTTCACCAGAGAGAAAGTTATGAGACAAATCAAGTTGAGCAAGTTGTTTCAAAAAACCAATTTCAGGAGGAATGAAGCCAGAAAGATTATTATATCCGAGATCTAGAATCTGGAGGTTAACCAACTTCCCAATTTCTTCGGGCATGGAGCCAGACAAGCCACTTTTCGACATACGAAGAATCTTTAGGTTCCTTAACTTCCCAATATCACGAGGAATAGACCCGCTGAAACTGGA from Glycine soja cultivar W05 chromosome 16, ASM419377v2, whole genome shotgun sequence harbors:
- the LOC114391011 gene encoding MDIS1-interacting receptor like kinase 2-like isoform X2, with protein sequence MSHNSLNGTIPPQIGSLSNLNTLDLSTNNLFGSIPNTIGNLSKLLFLNLSDNDLSGTIPSEIVHLVGLHTLRIGDNNFTGSLPQEIGRLMNLRILDIPRSNISGTIPISIEKLSILSHLDVESNNLSGNIPLRIWHMNLKHLSFAGNNFNGSIPEEIVNLRSIETLWLWKSGLSGSIPKEIWMLRNLTWLDMSQSSFSGSIPRDIGKLRNLKILRMSKSGLSGSMPEEIGKLVNLQILDLGYNNLSGFIPPEIGFLKQLAQLDLSHNFLSGEIPSTIGNLSNLYYLYFYHNSLYGSIPDGVGNLHSLSTIQLSGNSLSGAIPASIGNLVNLDSMLLYENKLSGSIPFTIGNLSKLGDLDISFNELTGPIPASIGNLVNLDYMALLENKLTGSIPSTIGNLSNVRELIIIGNELGGKIPIEMNMLTALENLQLADNNFIGHLPQNICIGGTLKYFSAENNNFIGPIPVSWKNCSSLIRVRLQRNQLTGDITDAFGVLPNLDYLELSDNNFYGQLSPNWGKFRSLTSLTISNNNLSGVIPPELAGATKLQRLQLSSNHLTGNIPHDLCNLPLFDLSLDNNNLTGNVPKEIASMQKLQILKLGSNKLSGLIPKQLGNLLNLLNMSLSQNNFQGNIPSELGKLKILTSLDLGGNSLRGAIPSMFGELKSLETLNLSHNNLSGNLSSFDDMTSLTSIDISYNQFEGPLPNILAFHNAKIEALRNNKGLCGNVTGLEPCSTSSGKSHNHMRKKIIIVILPLTLGILILALFAFGVSYHLCQTSTKKEDQATNIQTPDIFAIWNFDGKMVFENIIEATEDFDDKHLIGVGGQGCVYKAVLPAGQVVAVKKLHSVPNGEMLNLKAFTCEIQALTEIRHRNIVKLYGFCSHSQFSFLVCEFLENGSVEKTLKDDGQAMAFDWYKRVNVVKDVANALCYMHHECSPRIVHRDVSSKNVLLDSEYVAHVSDFGTAKFLNPDSSNWTSFVGTFGYAAPELAYTMEVNEKCDVYSFGVLAWEILFGKHPGDVISSLLGSSPSTLVASTLDHMALMDKLDPRLPHPTKPIGKEVASIAKIAMACLTESPRSRPTMEQVANELVMGSSSSMD
- the LOC114391011 gene encoding MDIS1-interacting receptor like kinase 2-like isoform X1; the protein is MSHNSLNGTIPPQIGSLSNLNTLDLSTNNLFGSIPNTIGNLSKLLFLNLSDNDLSGTIPSEIVHLVGLHTLRIGDNNFTGSLPQEIGRLMNLRILDIPRSNISGTIPISIEKLSILSHLDVESNNLSGNIPLRIWHMNLKHLSFAGNNFNGSIPEEIVNLRSIETLWLWKSGLSGSIPKEIWMLRNLTWLDMSQSSFSGSIPRDIGKLRNLKILRMSKSGLSGSMPEEIGKLVNLQILDLGYNNLSGFIPPEIGFLKQLAQLDLSHNFLSGEIPSTIGNLSNLYYLYFYHNSLYGSIPDGVGNLHSLSTIQLSGNSLSGAIPASIGNLVNLDSMLLHENKLSGSIPFTIGNLSKLSKLSIYLNELTGPIPASIRNLVNLDSMLLYENKLSGSIPFTIGNLSKLGDLDISFNELTGPIPASIGNLVNLDYMALLENKLTGSIPSTIGNLSNVRELIIIGNELGGKIPIEMNMLTALENLQLADNNFIGHLPQNICIGGTLKYFSAENNNFIGPIPVSWKNCSSLIRVRLQRNQLTGDITDAFGVLPNLDYLELSDNNFYGQLSPNWGKFRSLTSLTISNNNLSGVIPPELAGATKLQRLQLSSNHLTGNIPHDLCNLPLFDLSLDNNNLTGNVPKEIASMQKLQILKLGSNKLSGLIPKQLGNLLNLLNMSLSQNNFQGNIPSELGKLKILTSLDLGGNSLRGAIPSMFGELKSLETLNLSHNNLSGNLSSFDDMTSLTSIDISYNQFEGPLPNILAFHNAKIEALRNNKGLCGNVTGLEPCSTSSGKSHNHMRKKIIIVILPLTLGILILALFAFGVSYHLCQTSTKKEDQATNIQTPDIFAIWNFDGKMVFENIIEATEDFDDKHLIGVGGQGCVYKAVLPAGQVVAVKKLHSVPNGEMLNLKAFTCEIQALTEIRHRNIVKLYGFCSHSQFSFLVCEFLENGSVEKTLKDDGQAMAFDWYKRVNVVKDVANALCYMHHECSPRIVHRDVSSKNVLLDSEYVAHVSDFGTAKFLNPDSSNWTSFVGTFGYAAPELAYTMEVNEKCDVYSFGVLAWEILFGKHPGDVISSLLGSSPSTLVASTLDHMALMDKLDPRLPHPTKPIGKEVASIAKIAMACLTESPRSRPTMEQVANELVMGSSSSMD